In Nicotiana tabacum cultivar K326 chromosome 2, ASM71507v2, whole genome shotgun sequence, the following proteins share a genomic window:
- the LOC107781813 gene encoding ultraviolet-B receptor UVR8 isoform X5 translates to MGYCGKSFLCGLVYIDHLKLMLLSSFITAFIKETPEPFPLPTDDPVVKAAAGWAHIVSVTEKNDVYTWGWKECVPSSKLVLNFAAGGSVEGGDAFRKESSVLTEQESPQSQGSKLTGSSVAHQDNKKAEETTKRRRTVTAKQELESPPPADESLSAPPCIVELDPGVKITSVAAGGRHTLALSDVGQVWGWGYGGEGQLGVGSRIKIVATPHLIPCLDTSSHGADRSLGNPQGSLTPGSQTHKALGSYIKRIACGGRHSAVITDAGVLLTFGWGLYGQCGLGNTNDVLRPTCVSSLLNTRIEAVAGGLWHSVCLCDHGRVYTFGGNQFGQLGVGTGADHAETSPRLVDASILENKNAKVVSCGARHSAIMTEDSKVYSWGWNKYGQLGLSDTIDRNNPCEVPIDDCTPKNVACGWWHTLLLAQSHQ, encoded by the exons ATGGGGTATTGTGGCAAATCTTTCTTGTGTGGACTCGTTTATATCGATCACTTAAAATTGATGTTGCTATCTTCTTTCATTACTGCATTTATCAAGGAGACTCCAGAGCCATTTCCGCTTCCAACTGATGATCCAGTCGTGAAAGCTGCAGCTGGTTGGGCACATATTGTATCTGTTACAG AAAAGAATGATGTATACACGTGGGGCTGGAAAGAATGTGTGCCTTCTTCCAAGCTTGTTTTAAATTTCGCTGCTGGAGGAAGTGTTGAAGGGGGGGATGCTTTTCGGAAAGAAAGTTCAGTATTAACTGAGCAAG AGAGCCCTCAGTCTCAAGGCTCCAAGTTAACTGGTAGTTCAGTCGCTCACCAAGATAATAAAAAGGCTGAAGAAACTACAAAGAGGAGAAGAACAGTGACAGCTAAACAAGAACTCGAAAGCCCACCACCTGCTGACGAATCCCTTTCTGCACCACCTTGTATTGTAGAACTGGATCCTGGGGTGAAGATAACCTCAGTTGCTGCAGGAGGGCGCCACACATTAGCATTGTCAG ATGTGGGACAGGTATGGGGTTGGGGCTATGGAGGTGAAGGGCAGCTTGGCGTAGGCTCCAGGATTAAAATAGTGGCTACCCCTCATCTTATACCATGTCTGGATACGTCTTCACATGGAGCAGACCGGAGTCTTGGGAATCCTCAAGGAAGCCTTACCCCAGGGAGTCAGACACATAAAGCTTTGGGGAGCTACATAAAGAGAATTGCTTGTGGTGGTCGGCATAGTGCAGTAATCACAG ATGCTGGGGTGCTGCTTACATTTGGCTGGGGATTGTATGGGCAG TGTGGACTAGGTAATACAAATGACGTGCTGAGGCCAACTTGTGTCTCTTCTCTATTGAACACTAGAATAGAAGCTGTGGCAGGTGGACTATGGCATTCTGTGTGCTTATGTGATCATGGCCGTGTGTATACTTTTGGGGGAAATCAGTTTGGCCAATTGGGTGTAGGTACAGGCGCGGACCATGCAGAG ACATCACCTAGGCTTGTGGATGCCTCAATACTGGAAAACAAGAATGCCAAAGTAGTGTCTTGTGGAGCTCGTCATAGTGCCATAATGACAG AGGATAGCAAAGTGTATAGCTGGGGATGGAACAAGTATGGTCAG CTTGGCCTAAGTGATACAATTGACCGTAACAATCCTTGTGAAGTACCCATCGATGATTGTACACCAAAAAATGTAGCGTGTGGGTGGTGGCACACACTATTACTTGCTCAAAGCCATCAGTGA